The following proteins come from a genomic window of Corallococcus sp. NCRR:
- a CDS encoding MBOAT family O-acyltransferase produces the protein MLSHSLQYVVFVITVFALYWAVHRHYWPRMLLLLAASLLVYLSFLGVPLSAFVGSMPPGELVVKLVPLFIFLAGVTVDHLLVKGMGATERPGLRKALVVLSIVSNLGLLAGFKYLELLRRTVASLLGPWGVEVRPEPFHLLLPVGLSFFVFQSISYTVDVYRGKASSEHSFVEHLLYMLFFPRVLSGPIVRASELMAHFREVPTLSSDDGNKALFRIAVGLVKKLVIADVLGSGIVDPVFGSPHAYSSAECAVAAVAYTLELYYDFSGYSDIAIGVASLFGFKFPENFARPYLAKNLFEFWNRWHMSLSSWLRDYLYIPLGGNRRSKPRVCFNLMMVMVLGGLWHGADWRFAVWGAVHGVALCGVRCWWWFKGKQQEPGPVRVAFGMLATFTLVVLTRVVFRAPDMAHAGEFYARMLAGIPGLANVGPLVWSMLAIAILAHAVPMKLYDTAALVFLKLPAPARAVVLVLLGLGIRQLSTLETRPYVYLQF, from the coding sequence GTGCTGTCCCACAGCCTCCAGTACGTCGTCTTCGTCATCACGGTGTTCGCGCTCTACTGGGCGGTGCACCGGCATTACTGGCCGCGGATGCTGTTGCTGCTGGCGGCAAGCCTGCTGGTCTACCTGTCGTTCCTCGGGGTGCCGCTGAGCGCGTTCGTGGGCAGCATGCCGCCCGGCGAGCTGGTGGTGAAGCTGGTGCCGCTGTTCATCTTCCTGGCGGGGGTGACGGTGGATCACCTGCTGGTGAAGGGGATGGGGGCCACGGAGCGGCCGGGGCTGCGCAAGGCGCTGGTGGTGCTGTCCATCGTCTCCAACCTGGGGCTGCTGGCGGGCTTCAAGTACCTGGAGCTGTTGCGCAGGACGGTCGCGTCGCTGTTGGGGCCGTGGGGCGTGGAGGTGCGGCCGGAGCCGTTCCATCTGCTGTTGCCGGTGGGCCTGTCGTTCTTCGTGTTCCAGTCCATCAGCTACACGGTGGACGTGTACCGGGGGAAGGCCAGCTCCGAGCACTCGTTCGTGGAGCACCTGCTCTACATGCTGTTCTTCCCGCGCGTGTTGAGCGGACCGATTGTCCGCGCGTCGGAGCTGATGGCGCACTTCCGGGAAGTGCCCACGCTGTCATCGGATGACGGGAACAAGGCGTTGTTCCGCATCGCGGTGGGGCTGGTGAAGAAGCTGGTCATCGCGGACGTGCTGGGCAGCGGCATCGTGGATCCGGTGTTCGGCAGTCCGCACGCGTACTCGTCGGCGGAGTGCGCGGTGGCGGCGGTCGCGTACACGTTGGAGCTGTACTACGACTTCTCGGGGTACTCGGACATCGCGATTGGCGTGGCGTCGCTGTTCGGCTTCAAGTTCCCGGAGAACTTCGCGCGGCCGTACCTGGCGAAGAACCTGTTCGAGTTCTGGAACCGCTGGCACATGAGCCTGTCGTCGTGGCTGCGGGACTACCTGTACATCCCGCTGGGCGGCAACCGGCGGTCGAAGCCGCGCGTGTGCTTCAACCTGATGATGGTGATGGTGCTGGGAGGCCTGTGGCACGGGGCGGACTGGCGCTTCGCGGTCTGGGGCGCGGTGCACGGCGTGGCGTTGTGCGGGGTGCGGTGCTGGTGGTGGTTCAAGGGCAAGCAGCAGGAGCCCGGACCGGTGCGCGTGGCGTTCGGGATGCTGGCCACGTTCACGCTGGTGGTGTTGACGCGCGTGGTGTTCCGGGCGCCGGACATGGCGCACGCGGGTGAGTTCTACGCGCGGATGCTGGCCGGAATCCCGGGCCTGGCGAACGTGGGCCCGCTGGTGTGGAGCATGCTGGCCATCGCCATCCTCGCGCACGCGGTGCCGATGAAGCTCTACGACACCGCGGCGCTCGTGTTCCTCAAGCTGCCCGCGCCCGCGAGAGCGGTGGTGCTGGTGCTCCTGGGCCTGGGCATCCGCCAGCTGTCCACGCTGGAGACCCGTCCGTACGTGTACCTGCAGTTCTGA